The Brassica napus cultivar Da-Ae chromosome C7, Da-Ae, whole genome shotgun sequence genome has a segment encoding these proteins:
- the LOC106401396 gene encoding uncharacterized protein LOC106401396 isoform X2 encodes MSAPGKFDYSSAALDRPPYRSNFAAQMERSSSFRESMEHPVPTSHPSMLRGTSPIAQTDVTNFFQCLRFDPKVVAADHKSIRQGDFKRHANLALGIHGDESPSVALKGKLIPSPIPEEIKRLKAGLRENNVKARERVKIFNEASSVFNKFFPSVPTKKRSRPGGYSGERLVSGSGLGKMGIQGQTLAGGFELDPQKLDERPRTGVPNKRTRTSVMDVRSNSIVRQSAVVDRDKEIMRPANHNAVQGEDRTSAGIDGWEKSKMKKKRSCIKTDFNPNLASNKVVDGYQDLRQGTQRKPMCDSRTRLNGDSNMSRQAAANGTSGYGRSDNLAQQTSLAGHSPRPGLDPDHNSLYIEKRERSIGSDKERVNQRAVNKSNIHDEFNSSSLISNTKPNASVRGPRSGSGLPPKLSPRLHNTPSPSEWDISGCTNKSPQLSTPLTHRKRMTSNRSSSPPVTQWASQRPQKISRTARRTNLVPIVSNRDEAYSDSISDGGCSENGFGFHKRSPAASPQLRLKGENSFSTAALSESEESGPPEIKSKDKGKQSDEVDGKAAQNIPRASFLGLQSRKGSKPASGEETGDGVRRQGRTGRGFSSTRSLNPMGVEKLKNVGTAKQLRSARTILDKSESKLGRPPTRKLSGRKTCERQRATATNASPLDFQDDGHEELQAAVNSAVNFAQNFPNSFWKQLERYFCFISDDHINFMKHERELFSMGPPSPVLTSSDFDSRDLYPEELATSSVDSKASPLYHRLLSALISEDSMSINEDVHVDGFGAMHDLDEDSEFSVLNDNGFRNNDDYESEDGGSAILFSGLINSAYYHCSGKILDHSPIDFSDIPYDKLGIDEKIYLEAQSIGISLEPMPSISNVEDEGIVDEIKKLEEAICKEGSKKKEMVDRLLKSAIEMKEIQERELDQLGYDKLIEMAYEKSKASRRHHTVVGKNSTNKISKQAASAFVKRTLERCRQFEETGKSCFSEPEIKDMFIARLSAAEDTLEDDNPSTSSPIGSQPSSSSLARIGQDLENNYANCSDAALEQTTRREDTSWSNRVKKRELLLDDVGIGAQLSSSTKGKRSERDRDGKGHASSRSGTNKIGRPPSLSNDKGERKPKQKANQISSSVRTPEQPKAPLPEANGEHDNLEEVTEPIFDFSQLQIPDNLGGPEFDAQPGDISSWFNMDDDEDFDIMELGVPMDDLSGLNIKL; translated from the exons ATGTCAGCACCTGGGAAGTTTGATTATTCTTCCGCTGCGCTAGATAGGCCTCCATACAGATCGAACTTTGCTGCACAGATGGAAAGATCAAGTAGCTTTCGTGAGTCCATGGAACATCCTGTCCCAACATCTCATCCAAGCATGTTGAGGGGCACTTCACCAATAGCACAAACCGATGTAACAAATTTCTTTCAGTGTTTGCGTTTTGATCCTAAGGTGGTTGCCGCGGATCACAAGTCTATTCGTCAAGGTGACTTTAAGCGGCATGCTAATCTTGCTCTTGGAATACATGGAGATGAGTCTCCTAGTGTAGCTCTGAAAGGGAAGTTAATTCCATCTCCTATACCAGAAGAGATCAAAAGACTAAAGGCTGGTCTGCGCGAAAATAATGTCAAGGCCAG GGAGCGCGTAAAAATTTTCAACGAAGCTTCTTCTGTATTTAACAAGTTTTTCCCAAGTGTGCCTACAAAGAAGAGGTCTCGACCAGGAGGCTATTCTGGTGAACGGTTGGTATCAGGATCAGGCCTAGGTAAAATGGGCATTCAAGGTCAGACCCTGGCTGGTGGTTTTGAGCTTGACCCGCAGAAGTTGGATGAACGGCCTAGAACTGGCGTTCCAAATAAGCGAACACGTACTTCCGTG ATGGATGTTCGAAGCAATTCTATTGTTCGACAGTCGGCTGTTGTAGACAGAGATAAGGAAATAATGCGGCCGGCAAATCATAATGCAGTTCAGGGTGAAGATCGAACTTCAGCTGGTATTGATGGTTGGGAAAAGtcaaagatgaagaaaaaacGCTCCTGTATTAAAACGGACTTTAATCCTAACCTGGCTTCAAATAAAGTGGTTGATGGTTATCAAGATTTGAGGCAGGGCACACAACGGAAGCCAATGTGTGACTCCCGGACGAGATTGAATGGTGACTCGAACATGTCAAG GCAAGCGGCTGCTAATGGAACTTCTGGATATGGTAGATCTGATAACCTCGCTCAGCAGACGAGCTTGGCTGGGCATTCCCCACGGCCAGGGCTCGATCCTGATCATAATTCTTTGTACATTGAGAAGAGAGAACGCTCCATTGGTTCGGATAAGGAAAGGGTGAATCAAAGGGCTGTCAACAA GTCCAATATTCACGATGAGTTCAATTCctcaagtctgatttcaaataCAAAACCAAATGCTTCAGTTCGTGGACCTAGATCGGGATCAGGGTTACCTCCGAAACTGTCTCCAAGACTCCACAACACTCCATCCCCAAGTGAGTGGGATATCTCTGGCTGTACAAATAAGTCTCCACAATTGTCAACCCCGCTTACACATCGGAAGCGCATGACATCAAATCGGTCGTCGTCACCACCTGTCACTCAATGGGCCAGTCAAAGACCACAAAAGATATCCCGTACAGCAAGAAGGACGAATTTAGTGCCGATTGTTTCTAATCGGGATGAAGCCTACTCAGATAGTATTTCAGATGGTGGCTGTAGTGAAAATGGGTTTGGATTTCATAAACGCTCCCCAGCTGCTTCTCCTCAATTGAGACTGAAAGGTGAAAACAGCTTCTCCACAGCAGCTTTGTCAGAAAGTGAAGAATCTGGTCCCCCTGAGATCAAGTCTAAAGACAAGGGGAAACAGTCTGATGAGGTTGATGGGAAAGCTGCACAGAATATTCCGAGAGCATCCTTCCTTGGTTTGCAATCAAGAAAAGGTAGCAAGCCTGCTTCTGGTGAAGAGACTGGGGATGGTGTGAGAAGGCAAGGAAGGACGGGCCGTGGCTTTTCTTCCACAAGGTCACTCAACCCAATGGGAGTAGAGAAACTTAAGAATGTTGGAACAGCGAAACAGCTGCGCAGTGCAAGAACTATCTTGGACAAGAGTGAAAG TAAATTGGGTCGTCCACCCACTAGGAAACTATCTGGTCGCAAGACTTGCGAACGCCAGAGAGCTACGGCAACAAATGCTTCACCACTAGATTTTCAAG ATGATGGCCATGAGGAGCTACAAGCGGCTGTTAACTCAGCAGTAAATTTTG CTCAGAACTTTCCCAACTCTTTCTGGAAGCAATTGGAGCGCTACTTTTGCTTTATATCTGATGATCATATCAATTTCATGAAACACGAG AGAGAACTCTTCTCCATGGGTCCCCCCTCACCCGTGCTGACATCCTCTGACTTTGATAGCCGTGATTTATATCCTGAGGAACTTGCAACTAGCAGTGTCGATTCCAAGGCTTCTCCACTTTACCATAGATTGCTATCAGCTTTGATTTCTGAGGACTCGATGAGTATAAATGAAGATGTACATGTTGATGGATTTGGGGCAATGCATGATCTTGATGAAGACTCAGAATTCAGTGTTCTGAATGATAATGGATTTCGAAACAATGATGACTATGAATCAGAAGATGGTGGGTCTGCAATTCTGTTCAGTGGTTTAATTAACTCGGCCTACTACCACTGCAGTGGCAAAATTCTAGATCATTCACCCATTGACTTCTCAGACATTCCGTATGATAAATTGGGGATAGATGAAAAGATTTATCTGGAAGCTCAGTCTATTGGAATATCCTTAGAACCAATG CCGAGTATCTCAAATGTGGAGGATGAAGGGATCGTTGACGAAATAAAAAAGTTGGAGGAGGCCATCTGCAAGGAG GGTTctaagaagaaagagatggtggATAGGCTATTAAAATCTGCCATAGAGATGAAAGAAATTCAAGAGAG GGAGTTAGATCAGCTTGGTTATGATAAACTCATCGAGATGGCATATGAAAAAAGCAAG GCAAGTCGGCGTCATCACACCGTTGTTGGAAAGAATTCAACTAACAAGATATCAAAGCAGGCTGCATCGGCTTTTGTTAAAAGGACGCTTGAAAGATGCCGTCAGTTCGAAGAGACAGGCAAAAGCTGCTTCAGTGAGCCTGAAATTAAGGATATGTTCATTGCCAGGTTGTCAGCGGCTGAAGATACTCTTGAGGATGATAATCCGTCGACTTCAT CACCCATTGGCTCACAGCCAAGCTCATCTTCGTTGGCACGCATTGGGCAGGACTTAGAGAACAACTATGCCAATTGTTCTGATGCTGCACTAGAGCAAACGACAAGAAGAGAAGACACATCATGGTCCAATAGGGTCAAGAAGAGAGAGCTGCTGCTTGATGATGTTGGTATTGGGGCACAACTCTCGAGCAGCACAAAGGGAAAGAGAAGTGAAAGGGACAGAGATGGGAAAGGGCATGCTTCATCTAGAAGCGGGACCAATAAGATAGGGCGGCCTCCTTCCCTGTCCAACGACAAGGGTGAAAGAAAACCGAAGCAGAAAGCAAATCAGATATCTTCATCTGTTAGGACCCCGGAGCAACCCAAGGCACCATTACCTGAAGCAAACGGCGAGCATGATAATTTGGAGGAGGTTACAGAGCCCATATTCGACTTCTCTCAGCTGCAAATACCAGATAACTTAGGAGGTCCGGAGTTTGATGCGCAACCAGGTGACATTAGCTCCTGGTTTAACATGGATGATGACGAAGATTTTGATATTATGGAGCTTGGAGTACCAATGGATGATCTCTCAGGGCTGAATATAAAGTTATGA
- the LOC106401396 gene encoding uncharacterized protein LOC106401396 isoform X1 gives MSAPGKFDYSSAALDRPPYRSNFAAQMERSSSFRESMEHPVPTSHPSMLRGTSPIAQTDVTNFFQCLRFDPKVVAADHKSIRQGDFKRHANLALGIHGDESPSVALKGKLIPSPIPEEIKRLKAGLRENNVKARERVKIFNEASSVFNKFFPSVPTKKRSRPGGYSGERLVSGSGLGKMGIQGQTLAGGFELDPQKLDERPRTGVPNKRTRTSVMDVRSNSIVRQSAVVDRDKEIMRPANHNAVQGEDRTSAGIDGWEKSKMKKKRSCIKTDFNPNLASNKVVDGYQDLRQGTQRKPMCDSRTRLNGDSNMSRQAAANGTSGYGRSDNLAQQTSLAGHSPRPGLDPDHNSLYIEKRERSIGSDKERVNQRAVNKSNIHDEFNSSSLISNTKPNASVRGPRSGSGLPPKLSPRLHNTPSPSEWDISGCTNKSPQLSTPLTHRKRMTSNRSSSPPVTQWASQRPQKISRTARRTNLVPIVSNRDEAYSDSISDGGCSENGFGFHKRSPAASPQLRLKGENSFSTAALSESEESGPPEIKSKDKGKQSDEVDGKAAQNIPRASFLGLQSRKGSKPASGEETGDGVRRQGRTGRGFSSTRSLNPMGVEKLKNVGTAKQLRSARTILDKSESKLGRPPTRKLSGRKTCERQRATATNASPLDFQAGSDDGHEELQAAVNSAVNFAQNFPNSFWKQLERYFCFISDDHINFMKHERELFSMGPPSPVLTSSDFDSRDLYPEELATSSVDSKASPLYHRLLSALISEDSMSINEDVHVDGFGAMHDLDEDSEFSVLNDNGFRNNDDYESEDGGSAILFSGLINSAYYHCSGKILDHSPIDFSDIPYDKLGIDEKIYLEAQSIGISLEPMPSISNVEDEGIVDEIKKLEEAICKEGSKKKEMVDRLLKSAIEMKEIQERELDQLGYDKLIEMAYEKSKASRRHHTVVGKNSTNKISKQAASAFVKRTLERCRQFEETGKSCFSEPEIKDMFIARLSAAEDTLEDDNPSTSSPIGSQPSSSSLARIGQDLENNYANCSDAALEQTTRREDTSWSNRVKKRELLLDDVGIGAQLSSSTKGKRSERDRDGKGHASSRSGTNKIGRPPSLSNDKGERKPKQKANQISSSVRTPEQPKAPLPEANGEHDNLEEVTEPIFDFSQLQIPDNLGGPEFDAQPGDISSWFNMDDDEDFDIMELGVPMDDLSGLNIKL, from the exons ATGTCAGCACCTGGGAAGTTTGATTATTCTTCCGCTGCGCTAGATAGGCCTCCATACAGATCGAACTTTGCTGCACAGATGGAAAGATCAAGTAGCTTTCGTGAGTCCATGGAACATCCTGTCCCAACATCTCATCCAAGCATGTTGAGGGGCACTTCACCAATAGCACAAACCGATGTAACAAATTTCTTTCAGTGTTTGCGTTTTGATCCTAAGGTGGTTGCCGCGGATCACAAGTCTATTCGTCAAGGTGACTTTAAGCGGCATGCTAATCTTGCTCTTGGAATACATGGAGATGAGTCTCCTAGTGTAGCTCTGAAAGGGAAGTTAATTCCATCTCCTATACCAGAAGAGATCAAAAGACTAAAGGCTGGTCTGCGCGAAAATAATGTCAAGGCCAG GGAGCGCGTAAAAATTTTCAACGAAGCTTCTTCTGTATTTAACAAGTTTTTCCCAAGTGTGCCTACAAAGAAGAGGTCTCGACCAGGAGGCTATTCTGGTGAACGGTTGGTATCAGGATCAGGCCTAGGTAAAATGGGCATTCAAGGTCAGACCCTGGCTGGTGGTTTTGAGCTTGACCCGCAGAAGTTGGATGAACGGCCTAGAACTGGCGTTCCAAATAAGCGAACACGTACTTCCGTG ATGGATGTTCGAAGCAATTCTATTGTTCGACAGTCGGCTGTTGTAGACAGAGATAAGGAAATAATGCGGCCGGCAAATCATAATGCAGTTCAGGGTGAAGATCGAACTTCAGCTGGTATTGATGGTTGGGAAAAGtcaaagatgaagaaaaaacGCTCCTGTATTAAAACGGACTTTAATCCTAACCTGGCTTCAAATAAAGTGGTTGATGGTTATCAAGATTTGAGGCAGGGCACACAACGGAAGCCAATGTGTGACTCCCGGACGAGATTGAATGGTGACTCGAACATGTCAAG GCAAGCGGCTGCTAATGGAACTTCTGGATATGGTAGATCTGATAACCTCGCTCAGCAGACGAGCTTGGCTGGGCATTCCCCACGGCCAGGGCTCGATCCTGATCATAATTCTTTGTACATTGAGAAGAGAGAACGCTCCATTGGTTCGGATAAGGAAAGGGTGAATCAAAGGGCTGTCAACAA GTCCAATATTCACGATGAGTTCAATTCctcaagtctgatttcaaataCAAAACCAAATGCTTCAGTTCGTGGACCTAGATCGGGATCAGGGTTACCTCCGAAACTGTCTCCAAGACTCCACAACACTCCATCCCCAAGTGAGTGGGATATCTCTGGCTGTACAAATAAGTCTCCACAATTGTCAACCCCGCTTACACATCGGAAGCGCATGACATCAAATCGGTCGTCGTCACCACCTGTCACTCAATGGGCCAGTCAAAGACCACAAAAGATATCCCGTACAGCAAGAAGGACGAATTTAGTGCCGATTGTTTCTAATCGGGATGAAGCCTACTCAGATAGTATTTCAGATGGTGGCTGTAGTGAAAATGGGTTTGGATTTCATAAACGCTCCCCAGCTGCTTCTCCTCAATTGAGACTGAAAGGTGAAAACAGCTTCTCCACAGCAGCTTTGTCAGAAAGTGAAGAATCTGGTCCCCCTGAGATCAAGTCTAAAGACAAGGGGAAACAGTCTGATGAGGTTGATGGGAAAGCTGCACAGAATATTCCGAGAGCATCCTTCCTTGGTTTGCAATCAAGAAAAGGTAGCAAGCCTGCTTCTGGTGAAGAGACTGGGGATGGTGTGAGAAGGCAAGGAAGGACGGGCCGTGGCTTTTCTTCCACAAGGTCACTCAACCCAATGGGAGTAGAGAAACTTAAGAATGTTGGAACAGCGAAACAGCTGCGCAGTGCAAGAACTATCTTGGACAAGAGTGAAAG TAAATTGGGTCGTCCACCCACTAGGAAACTATCTGGTCGCAAGACTTGCGAACGCCAGAGAGCTACGGCAACAAATGCTTCACCACTAGATTTTCAAG CTGGTTCAGATGATGGCCATGAGGAGCTACAAGCGGCTGTTAACTCAGCAGTAAATTTTG CTCAGAACTTTCCCAACTCTTTCTGGAAGCAATTGGAGCGCTACTTTTGCTTTATATCTGATGATCATATCAATTTCATGAAACACGAG AGAGAACTCTTCTCCATGGGTCCCCCCTCACCCGTGCTGACATCCTCTGACTTTGATAGCCGTGATTTATATCCTGAGGAACTTGCAACTAGCAGTGTCGATTCCAAGGCTTCTCCACTTTACCATAGATTGCTATCAGCTTTGATTTCTGAGGACTCGATGAGTATAAATGAAGATGTACATGTTGATGGATTTGGGGCAATGCATGATCTTGATGAAGACTCAGAATTCAGTGTTCTGAATGATAATGGATTTCGAAACAATGATGACTATGAATCAGAAGATGGTGGGTCTGCAATTCTGTTCAGTGGTTTAATTAACTCGGCCTACTACCACTGCAGTGGCAAAATTCTAGATCATTCACCCATTGACTTCTCAGACATTCCGTATGATAAATTGGGGATAGATGAAAAGATTTATCTGGAAGCTCAGTCTATTGGAATATCCTTAGAACCAATG CCGAGTATCTCAAATGTGGAGGATGAAGGGATCGTTGACGAAATAAAAAAGTTGGAGGAGGCCATCTGCAAGGAG GGTTctaagaagaaagagatggtggATAGGCTATTAAAATCTGCCATAGAGATGAAAGAAATTCAAGAGAG GGAGTTAGATCAGCTTGGTTATGATAAACTCATCGAGATGGCATATGAAAAAAGCAAG GCAAGTCGGCGTCATCACACCGTTGTTGGAAAGAATTCAACTAACAAGATATCAAAGCAGGCTGCATCGGCTTTTGTTAAAAGGACGCTTGAAAGATGCCGTCAGTTCGAAGAGACAGGCAAAAGCTGCTTCAGTGAGCCTGAAATTAAGGATATGTTCATTGCCAGGTTGTCAGCGGCTGAAGATACTCTTGAGGATGATAATCCGTCGACTTCAT CACCCATTGGCTCACAGCCAAGCTCATCTTCGTTGGCACGCATTGGGCAGGACTTAGAGAACAACTATGCCAATTGTTCTGATGCTGCACTAGAGCAAACGACAAGAAGAGAAGACACATCATGGTCCAATAGGGTCAAGAAGAGAGAGCTGCTGCTTGATGATGTTGGTATTGGGGCACAACTCTCGAGCAGCACAAAGGGAAAGAGAAGTGAAAGGGACAGAGATGGGAAAGGGCATGCTTCATCTAGAAGCGGGACCAATAAGATAGGGCGGCCTCCTTCCCTGTCCAACGACAAGGGTGAAAGAAAACCGAAGCAGAAAGCAAATCAGATATCTTCATCTGTTAGGACCCCGGAGCAACCCAAGGCACCATTACCTGAAGCAAACGGCGAGCATGATAATTTGGAGGAGGTTACAGAGCCCATATTCGACTTCTCTCAGCTGCAAATACCAGATAACTTAGGAGGTCCGGAGTTTGATGCGCAACCAGGTGACATTAGCTCCTGGTTTAACATGGATGATGACGAAGATTTTGATATTATGGAGCTTGGAGTACCAATGGATGATCTCTCAGGGCTGAATATAAAGTTATGA